Below is a genomic region from Vibrio mimicus.
CACTCTGCCGTTGGGTGTGGCTTATGGTATTTGGGTTGGGATTGGAGCCGTAGGTACAGCTATTGCGGCCGCTTTCTTATTTGGTGAAACGCTCACATTGATTAAGTGGGTAAGTTTACTGTTGATCATTGCTGGTATCGCAGGGCTGAAGGTGAGTACTTAGCCTCGAAAAACTATATGGGCTCTGAATTTGTGAATAGGTGCAGAGCCCTATAGAAAAGCAGTGGCTCTATAAGCAGGTGAATTAAATAACTTTTTGATTTAATCCGAAAGTTTGTGCTAATCCTTATAAGCTCTTCTTCCAATTACCGCTAAAATATGAACAGATATCAATTCAAATTTTAAATCCAATATACAGGAAGTGATTTATGCCTTTTTGGAAGAAGTCTGCTGCTCAATCAGAAAACAATAAACACCAGAGATTAGACAGCGATATTGTTTCAGCACTAAAAAATAGCCTTGCGTATATTGAGTTCGACTCTCAAGGCCAGATTATCGAAGCCAATACACTTTTTTTAGACACTATGGGTTATAGCAAAGAGGAAGTGGTTGGTCAGCATCACCGAATTTTTTGCGATCCTAAATCAGTCAACTCTTTTGAATACAAACAGTTTTGGACGAGCTTGGCGCAGGGGACTCCCCAGAGAAAAATGTTTCACCGCTTGAAGAAAGACGGTTCAGAGATCTGGATTGAAGCGACCTACATGCCAGTGCGTGATCCGTCAGGGAAAGTCTATAAAGTGGTGAAAGTGGCCTACGATGTGACGAAAGCGAAACATAATGCAGACAAGCAAGCTGCCGTCGTTACTGCCTTAGACCGCTCTAGCGCTATGATCCGCTTTACCCCTGATGGACATATAAAAGATGCTAACAACAATTTTCTTAAAGCAACGGGGTACCGCCTTGAGGAAATTGCGGATAAGCATCACAAAATGTTTTGTGATGACAGCTTTTACCGCGAAAATCCGCACTTTTGGCGTGAATTAGCCAAGGGCGAGTTTAAATCTGGTCTTTTTCACCGTCGTACCCGTCAGGGGAATGATCTCTGGTTAGAAGCCACGTACAACCCAATATTTAATGAAGCCGGAGAGGTAACGCAGGTTGTTAAATTTGCATCCGATGTTACTGAGCAGGTATTAAAAGCCAAAGCCACCAAAGAAGCTTCGCAAATGGCGCAACAGACCTCCGCTGAAACAGTGCGTGTGGCAGAATCAGGCCGAGACAGGATTGATGAAGCCGCAACCATTGCACAAGGCATTAAAGAGTCGATTGTCGGAGCGAATGCTTTGATGACCGATTTGTCTTCACAATCACAGCGCATCACGCAAATCGTGACAACGATTAACAAAATTGCAGAGCAGACCAATCTTCTCGCTTTAAATGCGGCAATTGAAGCCGCCCGAGCCGGAGAATACGGCCGCGGATTTGCAGTGGTCGCGGATGAAGTGCGCAGTTTGGCCTCCAATACGAGCCAAGCCACCCATGAGATTGACAATATTGTTAAGCGCAACAGCCAATTGACTGATCAATCCAGTCAGACTATGGAACAAATTCAAGCCAAAGTGACGGAGTTTAACGATATGCTGCTCCAAACTCAGGCGTTGATTGAGCAAATTCAAAATGCGGCTGAAAACGTGCAGCAAACGGTTAGCGAAATCGTGGATTGATCAATAAGATTTTCTAGCCAACCCGTTTGTTGGCGAGTTTTAAAATGGCGGTGGTGTGAAAAAATTCCGCAGACAATGTCGGGTTGGTGGTAGAATCCAACCC
It encodes:
- a CDS encoding DMT family transporter; the protein is MAWLILFLAGVCEIVWAIGLKYSEGFSKPLASIVTLSALVISFVLLGIALRTLPLGVAYGIWVGIGAVGTAIAAAFLFGETLTLIKWVSLLLIIAGIAGLKVST
- a CDS encoding methyl-accepting chemotaxis protein, translating into MPFWKKSAAQSENNKHQRLDSDIVSALKNSLAYIEFDSQGQIIEANTLFLDTMGYSKEEVVGQHHRIFCDPKSVNSFEYKQFWTSLAQGTPQRKMFHRLKKDGSEIWIEATYMPVRDPSGKVYKVVKVAYDVTKAKHNADKQAAVVTALDRSSAMIRFTPDGHIKDANNNFLKATGYRLEEIADKHHKMFCDDSFYRENPHFWRELAKGEFKSGLFHRRTRQGNDLWLEATYNPIFNEAGEVTQVVKFASDVTEQVLKAKATKEASQMAQQTSAETVRVAESGRDRIDEAATIAQGIKESIVGANALMTDLSSQSQRITQIVTTINKIAEQTNLLALNAAIEAARAGEYGRGFAVVADEVRSLASNTSQATHEIDNIVKRNSQLTDQSSQTMEQIQAKVTEFNDMLLQTQALIEQIQNAAENVQQTVSEIVD